The Lachnospiraceae bacterium oral taxon 500 genome window below encodes:
- a CDS encoding conjugal transfer protein — translation MSKLAIYLRLSIEDYQKEGESESIHNQREYIKSYIKEHNDLTGYEVSEYVDDGFSGTNPNRPAYQRLLEDLKNNQIDSIIVKDMSRFSRDYIEMGNYLENIFPFMGIRFIAINDAYDSSKERNNGTEIDTQFKSLLYDFYSKELSQKIRGISQELKSQGKNTNGLAPFGYLKDPNNKHRIIIDEKTAFIVKEAFELILQGYSCRQIAGIFNEKGYITRSGRKEELGIISYEKSLKTGTEVKKRMWQGMTITQMTGMELYTGDYVYNKLKETHIGGRKVERLPKEEWKRVENTHEAIISKEIFLKVQEIKKQRRGENFNHRKEATDEFIPIFKRKVFCKECGSSMYYRGESYQLKKGVYRYKRYYCLYCKENKRSNNIKEQTLEEAVLKRLKNAPALTSKENPALDTKVNQNYIKEIEDINSSLQKEYEKYKNKELSKEEYLQEKQNLLLKKQKLEQELEKESISKPANELPDFAGGSKITKELVDTMVEKIVVSRYGEVEIELKERE, via the coding sequence ATGAGTAAATTAGCTATTTATCTAAGATTATCCATAGAGGATTATCAAAAAGAAGGAGAAAGTGAAAGCATTCATAACCAAAGGGAATATATCAAAAGTTATATAAAAGAGCATAACGATTTAACAGGATATGAAGTATCGGAATATGTAGATGACGGATTTTCAGGCACCAATCCGAACAGACCGGCATACCAAAGATTGCTTGAGGACTTAAAAAACAATCAGATAGACAGCATTATCGTAAAGGATATGTCCAGATTTTCAAGAGATTATATCGAAATGGGAAACTATTTAGAGAATATCTTTCCATTTATGGGCATTCGGTTTATTGCTATCAATGATGCTTATGACAGCTCAAAAGAAAGAAATAACGGAACAGAAATTGATACCCAGTTTAAAAGCCTGTTATATGATTTCTATTCAAAAGAATTATCCCAAAAAATAAGGGGTATCTCTCAAGAGCTAAAATCGCAAGGAAAAAACACGAATGGCTTGGCACCGTTCGGCTACCTGAAAGACCCGAATAATAAACACCGTATTATCATAGATGAAAAGACGGCATTTATTGTAAAAGAAGCCTTTGAACTTATCTTGCAAGGATATTCTTGCAGACAAATAGCAGGAATATTTAATGAAAAAGGATATATTACCCGCTCCGGAAGAAAAGAAGAGCTGGGAATCATAAGCTATGAGAAGAGTTTAAAAACCGGAACGGAAGTAAAAAAGAGAATGTGGCAGGGAATGACAATTACCCAGATGACCGGTATGGAGCTATATACCGGAGATTATGTGTATAATAAACTGAAAGAAACCCATATAGGCGGACGAAAAGTGGAAAGGCTGCCCAAAGAAGAGTGGAAAAGAGTAGAAAACACGCATGAAGCAATTATATCCAAAGAAATCTTTCTAAAAGTGCAGGAGATAAAAAAACAAAGGAGAGGTGAAAATTTTAATCATCGAAAAGAAGCTACAGATGAGTTTATTCCAATATTCAAAAGAAAAGTATTCTGTAAAGAATGTGGAAGCTCGATGTACTATAGAGGAGAAAGCTATCAATTAAAAAAAGGCGTATATCGGTATAAGCGCTATTATTGTCTATATTGCAAAGAGAATAAAAGAAGTAATAATATAAAAGAACAAACTTTGGAAGAAGCTGTGTTGAAACGGTTGAAGAATGCCCCTGCTCTGACGAGTAAAGAAAACCCTGCACTTGATACAAAAGTAAATCAAAATTATATCAAAGAGATTGAGGATATAAACAGCAGCCTGCAAAAAGAATATGAAAAATATAAAAATAAAGAGCTATCGAAGGAGGAATATTTACAGGAAAAACAAAATCTCTTGCTGAAAAAACAAAAGTTAGAGCAGGAATTGGAAAAAGAGAGTATTTCCAAACCTGCAAATGAGCTACCCGATTTCGCAGGTGGTAGCAAAATCACGAAAGAACTTGTGGATACTATGGTGGAAAAAATTGTGGTATCAAGATATGGAGAGGTAGAAATTGAATTAAAAGAAAGGGAATAA